In Leptospira stimsonii, a single window of DNA contains:
- a CDS encoding amidase, producing MSKSFKEYTYYDAIGLAELVRKKSVHPAELVESAIERIESTNPGLNAVVHRFYEEARKNAKSKLPDGPFRGVPILIKDFIHAIGGAPLSSGSKAFRNYVSPVDSEFVRRLRNAGTLFLGQTNVPEFALMGITEPKLHGPTRNPWNLERTPGGSSGGSAAAVAAGMVPVASASDGGGSIRIPAAYCGLFGLKPTRGRTPVGPYSGRLWQGASVDHVLSRTVRDSAAFLDALCGIESSDAFSFEESKTSYLSEIKKSPGKLRIAFSTQSPIGTSVHPDCVESVVHTAKILHSLGHKVEEKDAPVDGKAIGRAFITMYFGEMAAQIKNLEPVLGRKAGMGDVESVTWILGLLGKTISAGEFVRSLQEWDKAALEMERFHETYDVYLTPTTAMPPAKIGELEPKLGEKIAMQVVGRLGLGRMLLASGLVDELVEKSLSRTPFTQLANLTGQPSVSIPIGQTSDRLPLGLQFTAARRREDILFRLSAQLEKAVPWSKHK from the coding sequence ATGTCAAAATCTTTCAAAGAATATACCTATTATGACGCTATCGGTCTCGCGGAATTGGTGCGAAAAAAATCGGTTCATCCCGCCGAATTGGTAGAATCGGCGATAGAAAGGATCGAATCCACAAACCCCGGTCTCAACGCGGTCGTTCATCGGTTTTACGAAGAAGCCAGAAAGAACGCCAAGTCCAAACTTCCGGATGGTCCTTTTCGAGGAGTTCCGATTCTTATCAAGGACTTTATTCACGCAATCGGAGGCGCCCCTTTGAGCTCCGGATCGAAAGCGTTTCGAAATTACGTTTCTCCCGTAGATTCGGAGTTCGTCCGGAGATTGAGAAATGCCGGAACTCTTTTCTTAGGACAGACGAACGTTCCCGAGTTTGCGTTGATGGGAATCACCGAACCGAAGTTACACGGTCCGACCCGAAATCCCTGGAATTTGGAAAGAACTCCGGGAGGTTCTTCCGGAGGTTCCGCGGCGGCGGTCGCCGCAGGAATGGTTCCGGTCGCGAGCGCTTCCGACGGAGGCGGATCGATTCGAATTCCGGCCGCCTATTGCGGGTTATTCGGATTAAAACCAACACGAGGAAGGACGCCGGTCGGTCCTTACTCCGGAAGATTGTGGCAAGGAGCTTCGGTGGATCACGTCTTATCAAGGACCGTCCGAGATAGCGCCGCTTTTTTGGACGCGTTATGCGGAATCGAAAGCTCGGACGCATTCAGCTTTGAAGAATCTAAAACGAGTTATCTTTCCGAGATAAAAAAATCTCCCGGTAAACTGAGGATCGCATTCTCAACCCAATCTCCGATTGGAACATCGGTGCATCCTGATTGTGTGGAATCGGTCGTTCATACAGCGAAAATTCTACATTCACTCGGACACAAGGTGGAAGAGAAAGACGCGCCTGTCGACGGTAAGGCGATTGGAAGAGCTTTTATCACGATGTATTTCGGCGAAATGGCGGCTCAGATAAAAAACTTAGAACCTGTTTTAGGAAGAAAGGCCGGAATGGGAGACGTTGAATCCGTTACTTGGATTCTAGGGCTCCTTGGAAAAACAATTTCCGCAGGAGAATTTGTAAGATCTTTGCAAGAATGGGATAAGGCCGCGCTCGAGATGGAAAGGTTTCACGAAACGTATGACGTATACCTCACGCCGACGACAGCAATGCCTCCCGCAAAGATAGGAGAACTAGAACCGAAGTTAGGCGAAAAAATCGCGATGCAGGTTGTAGGACGTTTGGGTCTCGGAAGAATGCTCCTCGCCTCGGGTCTTGTTGATGAACTCGTAGAAAAAAGTCTTTCCAGAACTCCATTCACTCAACTTGCAAACCTAACTGGACAACCCTCGGTTTCCATTCCGATCGGGCAGACGAGCGATCGACTCCCTCTTGGTCTTCAATTCACCGCGGCAAGAAGAAGAGAAGACATTCTGTTTCGTCTGAGTGCACAATTGGAAAAAGCGGTTCCTTGGTCGAAACATAAATAG
- a CDS encoding ankyrin repeat domain-containing protein — protein sequence MASTIRKIPCLLLIFPFLLVANPVLDNEFLRSVQEGDPKKTQILLQAGATVDATDSRGKTALMIADHRPEVAEVLIRAGANVNAQDEDGSSVLAESLSSLLDVKVLDIDDLAVPKRLIESGAKIEYLSKIDSSGKTVPVSILNLAIRHGNLVLVQFLIENRADVNFDKGNPEEFPLFLACGAGTSAQNFSIVEVLLKNNAKPDYTSRLHEMIVDGKTIQVGADNALHFLSEKSELDTRIVDLLVKSGTNLNHRNAEGISPLLQAILRKRVGLAQKLLELGADPSLADIHGRTSLEEVRRQKMDSLEVLILKRLGIKENPDRISQ from the coding sequence ATGGCTTCTACAATTCGCAAAATTCCTTGTCTTCTTTTAATCTTTCCTTTCTTGCTCGTTGCGAATCCGGTTCTGGACAACGAATTCTTACGATCGGTTCAGGAAGGAGATCCGAAAAAAACGCAGATTCTTCTCCAGGCGGGAGCGACCGTAGACGCGACCGATTCTCGAGGGAAAACCGCGCTTATGATTGCGGATCACAGACCCGAAGTCGCCGAAGTTTTGATTCGCGCCGGAGCCAACGTAAACGCGCAGGATGAAGACGGAAGTTCCGTCCTCGCGGAAAGTCTTTCGTCTCTCCTGGATGTGAAGGTCTTGGATATCGACGACCTTGCAGTCCCGAAACGTCTCATAGAATCCGGGGCAAAGATAGAATATTTGTCCAAGATCGATTCTTCCGGAAAAACGGTTCCCGTTTCCATATTGAATCTTGCGATTCGACATGGGAATCTTGTACTCGTTCAATTTTTAATCGAAAATCGCGCGGATGTAAACTTTGATAAAGGTAATCCGGAAGAATTTCCGCTTTTCCTTGCGTGCGGGGCAGGAACTTCGGCGCAGAACTTTTCGATCGTTGAAGTTCTGTTAAAGAATAACGCAAAACCTGATTATACGAGTCGACTACACGAGATGATCGTGGATGGAAAAACGATTCAGGTAGGAGCGGATAACGCGCTTCATTTCCTATCGGAAAAATCCGAACTCGATACAAGAATCGTTGATCTTCTCGTAAAATCCGGAACCAATCTAAACCATAGAAACGCGGAAGGAATTTCTCCTCTTCTCCAAGCGATCCTTAGGAAAAGAGTAGGCTTGGCTCAAAAACTTCTGGAACTTGGGGCTGATCCTTCTCTTGCCGATATTCACGGAAGAACTTCATTAGAAGAAGTTCGAAGACAAAAAATGGATTCTCTGGAAGTCCTCATATTAAAGCGACTTGGAATCAAAGAGAATCCGGATCGAATTTCTCAGTAA
- a CDS encoding HsdM family class I SAM-dependent methyltransferase: protein MSQEANRKIKNKFLGQFFTPEKVADFLVDWVLGADRITSPESSKRILDPAIGNGVFFSSLLEKRPDMNAEWIGFDLDLQCLESSKNTLEDKISLHGSLQFFDQDFLLQTSDQKFDAILCNPPYKKISDRTYSQELNKRFGGDLEKKLPGTANLYVFFLLKCLNMLNVGGRAAFLVPQDFFNSGYGVFIKTALKKSGLLHSLFLLSPQDSLFDEAVTSSCILLLENSGKETKSGFHWARLKPGFFTDKSKLIPGAVESIETEWIPFPEPEAKWSPIFHSMEKRTDPLEKGDIFNGHSSDFRVPLLEFGKFTRGIATGDNDFFLFTKAMVEESGIPEKFFRACIPKSQYARNRIFLYSDWEELSKKGAKVWLLDVKNELNPKDFETVQKYLESGLTKGVNRRFLPSRRRNWYTQEAKSSCPILASSFHRNEIRIVRNFSNVVHLTCFHGFTSAPGMEEWVDAVYAYLISSDSKKDLETRRREYARGLWKAEPGDLNSLWVPDFRRLNVVVHNELKDLVSDLKATRLSVEKEAHIIQRIDSIFSKELI, encoded by the coding sequence ATGTCTCAAGAGGCAAATCGAAAAATAAAAAATAAGTTTCTAGGACAGTTTTTTACTCCCGAAAAAGTAGCGGATTTCCTGGTGGATTGGGTTCTCGGTGCGGATCGTATCACATCGCCTGAAAGTTCCAAACGTATTCTCGACCCAGCAATTGGGAACGGAGTTTTCTTTTCGAGCCTTCTTGAAAAGCGCCCGGATATGAATGCGGAATGGATCGGTTTTGATCTAGATCTTCAGTGTTTGGAATCTAGTAAAAATACGTTAGAAGACAAAATATCTCTTCACGGTTCTCTTCAATTCTTCGATCAAGATTTTCTTTTACAAACCTCCGATCAAAAATTCGATGCAATCCTTTGTAATCCGCCGTATAAAAAAATAAGCGATCGGACTTATTCTCAGGAATTGAATAAGCGGTTCGGCGGAGACCTGGAAAAAAAACTTCCGGGTACTGCGAATCTTTACGTATTCTTTCTATTAAAATGTTTGAATATGCTCAATGTAGGAGGAAGAGCCGCGTTTCTCGTGCCGCAGGATTTTTTTAACTCCGGTTACGGAGTCTTTATCAAAACCGCGCTCAAAAAATCGGGTCTTCTTCATTCTCTCTTTCTTCTTTCTCCACAGGATAGCCTCTTTGACGAAGCTGTGACGAGTTCTTGTATTCTTCTTCTGGAAAATTCGGGAAAAGAAACGAAGTCGGGGTTCCATTGGGCGAGGCTAAAACCCGGATTCTTTACGGATAAATCGAAGCTGATTCCAGGCGCCGTAGAATCGATCGAAACCGAATGGATTCCATTTCCGGAGCCGGAGGCGAAGTGGAGTCCCATTTTTCACAGTATGGAAAAGAGGACCGATCCATTAGAAAAAGGAGATATTTTTAACGGACATTCTTCCGATTTTCGAGTTCCTCTTTTGGAATTCGGCAAGTTTACGCGGGGGATTGCGACTGGAGACAACGATTTCTTTCTCTTTACGAAGGCGATGGTCGAAGAATCCGGGATCCCGGAAAAATTCTTCAGAGCCTGTATTCCAAAATCACAATATGCTAGAAATAGAATATTCTTATATTCTGATTGGGAGGAACTGAGCAAGAAAGGCGCAAAAGTTTGGCTTTTGGACGTTAAAAACGAGTTGAATCCGAAAGATTTCGAGACGGTTCAAAAATATCTTGAGAGCGGACTGACAAAAGGTGTTAATCGAAGATTTCTCCCTTCCCGAAGAAGGAATTGGTATACCCAGGAGGCAAAGTCTTCCTGTCCGATTCTTGCGTCCAGTTTCCATCGAAACGAAATCCGAATCGTTAGAAATTTTAGCAACGTCGTTCATCTGACTTGTTTCCACGGATTTACTTCGGCGCCGGGAATGGAGGAATGGGTGGACGCGGTTTACGCGTATTTGATTTCTTCCGATTCAAAGAAGGATCTGGAAACAAGAAGAAGAGAATATGCAAGGGGACTCTGGAAAGCGGAGCCGGGAGATCTCAATTCTCTCTGGGTTCCTGATTTTAGGAGATTGAACGTAGTCGTCCACAATGAATTAAAAGACCTTGTATCCGATCTTAAAGCGACGCGACTTTCCGTTGAAAAAGAAGCTCATATCATTCAAAGAATTGATTCTATTTTTAGTAAAGAATTGATTTAA
- a CDS encoding DUF2461 domain-containing protein, producing MLQPSTLDFLKKLAKNNNKPWLEKNKSHFIEAKTDFENLITELVIGLAKVNPSLAGVDPKKCIFRIYRDVRFSKNKEPYKTNFGASIGVGGKDLGRPLFYIHIQPGNQSFVAGGLYMPEPKILRKVREAILENSNAFKKVVQEKKFEKEFGKLSDMRLKTAPRGFSKDHPDFEWIQYTSYIVEKSQSDADILSKHFIQNTISSYKILQPFLNYLDKTI from the coding sequence ATGTTACAACCGTCCACCCTTGATTTTCTCAAAAAATTAGCGAAGAATAATAACAAGCCTTGGTTAGAAAAAAATAAATCCCACTTTATCGAAGCAAAAACCGATTTCGAAAATCTCATTACGGAACTTGTAATTGGTCTCGCAAAAGTGAATCCTTCTCTGGCAGGGGTAGATCCCAAAAAATGTATCTTTCGAATTTATAGGGACGTCCGATTTTCAAAGAACAAGGAACCATACAAGACCAATTTTGGCGCGAGTATCGGGGTCGGCGGGAAAGATTTAGGGCGTCCACTTTTTTACATTCATATTCAACCCGGGAATCAATCGTTTGTTGCCGGCGGTCTTTATATGCCGGAACCGAAAATTTTAAGAAAAGTTAGAGAAGCTATTTTAGAAAATTCGAATGCATTTAAGAAAGTTGTTCAGGAGAAGAAATTCGAAAAAGAATTCGGTAAACTTTCCGATATGAGACTAAAAACCGCGCCGCGCGGATTTTCTAAGGATCATCCGGATTTTGAATGGATTCAATATACGAGTTATATCGTGGAAAAAAGTCAAAGCGACGCGGATATTCTTTCTAAACATTTTATTCAGAATACGATTTCTTCTTATAAGATTCTTCAGCCGTTTCTGAATTACCTCGACAAAACGATTTAA
- a CDS encoding CASTOR/POLLUX-related putative ion channel, producing the protein MKSKHKFSDKLRYHFDNFMSKGGGAVFAALITLFLIAFLTLSILRMLGGWIFPDESIQGKGEFLWRVFLQISDAGAVAEDGESNWFNKVSGILTVFLGLVLFSSLVAFITNQFDQKIQDLRKGKSDVLESDHTIILGFGVRVVEILKELIEANSSESRAVVVILAEEDKELMDDYLADNLTDRKTTKVITRSGTPSSLHSLRKVNAGEAKSVIVLNASGDEESKEGRSIGDAKVLKSLMALVALGQDKELPPIVAELYGEENRQIAQELSSSIQVMDERNILAKLLVQTSRTSGLAVVYSNLVGFEGDEIYFYRPKNGWNGLPFQEISFRFNESVPLGFRKEDGDILLNPPANYVPGNGEDAVLLAEDDSKILYADNAVANPRDFQIPKKKRSNPIDKQLIVGWNSKSPLIVEEYAKFVAPGSTIDLLVKQIDDDFKSSVVRLKKKYPKITLRSFQADLSQESVMKRLAPESYDSVIFLAEEKENIEEVDAQTISLLLRFRQYFKRYAFKTGNQPTTQLITEIMNSENTEIVLETGVKDFLISNQFVSKMMAQVSQEPDVMRVYENLFSPEGSEIYLKPVSLYFENSSQILSFADCVNAALKRGETCFGIRIASEEKEEEKGYGVHLIPTKDAQFSIKPEDALIVLAEDQT; encoded by the coding sequence ATGAAATCAAAGCATAAATTCTCAGATAAACTTCGTTATCATTTCGACAATTTTATGTCCAAGGGAGGCGGCGCGGTCTTTGCCGCCTTGATCACTTTATTCTTAATCGCATTCTTAACGTTATCAATCTTACGCATGTTAGGTGGATGGATCTTTCCGGACGAATCGATTCAAGGAAAGGGAGAATTTCTTTGGAGGGTATTCTTGCAGATCTCGGACGCGGGTGCGGTTGCGGAAGACGGAGAATCAAACTGGTTCAATAAAGTCTCCGGAATTCTTACCGTGTTCCTCGGACTTGTTCTCTTTTCGAGTTTAGTGGCGTTTATTACCAATCAATTCGATCAGAAAATTCAGGATCTGAGAAAGGGAAAGAGCGACGTATTAGAATCCGATCATACGATCATTCTCGGTTTCGGAGTCAGAGTCGTCGAAATCCTCAAGGAACTGATCGAAGCCAATTCGTCCGAATCCAGAGCCGTAGTCGTCATCTTAGCGGAAGAAGACAAGGAATTGATGGACGACTATTTAGCGGACAATCTTACCGATCGTAAAACGACTAAGGTTATCACACGATCCGGGACTCCGTCCAGTCTACATTCCCTAAGAAAAGTAAACGCGGGGGAAGCAAAGTCGGTAATCGTTCTGAACGCTTCCGGGGACGAAGAATCCAAGGAAGGAAGATCCATCGGAGACGCAAAAGTATTGAAATCTTTAATGGCGTTAGTCGCCTTGGGACAGGACAAGGAACTTCCTCCGATCGTCGCCGAATTGTACGGAGAGGAAAATCGTCAAATCGCTCAAGAACTTTCTTCTTCGATTCAGGTGATGGATGAAAGAAATATTCTCGCAAAACTTCTCGTACAAACTTCAAGAACTTCCGGACTTGCGGTCGTTTATTCGAACTTAGTCGGCTTCGAAGGAGACGAAATCTATTTTTATAGACCGAAAAACGGTTGGAACGGTCTGCCGTTTCAAGAAATTTCATTTCGGTTTAACGAATCCGTTCCCTTGGGATTTCGAAAAGAAGACGGAGACATCCTCTTAAATCCTCCCGCGAACTATGTTCCCGGAAACGGAGAGGACGCCGTCTTATTAGCGGAAGACGATTCCAAAATTTTATACGCCGACAACGCGGTTGCGAATCCGAGAGATTTCCAAATTCCTAAAAAGAAACGTTCGAACCCGATCGACAAACAATTGATCGTTGGTTGGAATTCTAAAAGCCCGCTTATCGTGGAAGAATACGCCAAGTTCGTCGCTCCGGGTTCTACGATCGACCTTCTCGTAAAACAGATCGACGACGACTTTAAGAGTTCGGTCGTTCGTCTCAAGAAAAAATATCCAAAAATCACGTTACGCTCCTTTCAAGCCGATCTTTCCCAAGAATCCGTAATGAAACGGCTCGCTCCCGAATCTTACGATTCGGTGATATTCTTAGCCGAGGAAAAGGAAAACATTGAAGAAGTGGACGCACAGACGATTTCACTACTTCTCCGTTTCCGCCAGTATTTCAAACGATACGCCTTTAAGACCGGAAACCAACCGACGACGCAGTTGATCACGGAGATTATGAACTCGGAAAATACCGAGATCGTTTTGGAAACCGGAGTCAAAGACTTCCTAATTTCGAATCAATTCGTTTCAAAGATGATGGCTCAGGTATCCCAAGAACCGGACGTTATGCGCGTTTATGAGAATCTTTTCAGCCCGGAAGGAAGCGAAATTTATCTAAAACCGGTTTCCCTCTATTTCGAAAATTCTTCTCAGATTTTATCCTTCGCGGACTGCGTAAACGCCGCCCTCAAACGCGGAGAAACCTGTTTTGGAATCAGAATCGCCTCGGAAGAAAAAGAAGAGGAAAAAGGATACGGGGTTCATCTGATTCCGACTAAAGATGCTCAATTCTCTATCAAACCGGAAGATGCCTTGATCGTACTTGCGGAAGATCAAACGTAA
- a CDS encoding DUF3995 domain-containing protein, producing MTSLQPFLSWIAGLILFFLSGIHFYWLSRGQTNGNKVVPTINGKLAFQPGKFATVIVGILLCMAAFLPIGLTFENPFGVPKFLFRDGVFFLSFLFLLRTIGEFRLVGFFKSIKGTPFAEYDTKYYSPLCLFLSLLLFLSAI from the coding sequence ATGACTTCTCTACAACCATTTCTTTCTTGGATCGCGGGTCTGATTCTTTTCTTCCTGTCCGGAATCCATTTCTATTGGTTGTCGAGAGGTCAAACGAACGGTAACAAAGTGGTCCCAACGATAAACGGAAAACTCGCGTTTCAACCCGGTAAATTTGCAACCGTAATCGTCGGGATCCTACTCTGCATGGCGGCCTTTCTGCCGATCGGCCTGACTTTCGAAAACCCTTTTGGAGTTCCCAAATTCCTATTTCGAGACGGCGTTTTCTTTCTATCCTTCCTTTTTCTTCTCCGTACCATCGGAGAATTTCGCTTGGTAGGCTTTTTCAAAAGCATAAAGGGAACTCCTTTCGCCGAATACGATACCAAATACTACTCGCCTCTCTGCCTTTTTCTTTCCTTGCTTCTTTTTCTTTCGGCGATCTAA
- a CDS encoding MarR family winged helix-turn-helix transcriptional regulator, with translation MSPRLIIYMVSRIRDEFHRHLNSELKEKGLGALTTTHADILFALVKKKRAQMQEIAKMINRDKSTLTALVDKLESLGFVERTRDPDDQRIVHLELTQKAYSVRPVLLGISRSLVNNLYKGFTEEEKKELARLLVKLYQNQNPDSPIGDFFLQ, from the coding sequence ATGAGTCCTAGACTGATCATCTATATGGTCTCGAGAATTCGAGACGAATTTCACAGGCACCTCAACTCTGAGTTGAAAGAAAAAGGTTTAGGTGCACTTACAACGACCCACGCGGATATCTTGTTTGCCCTCGTAAAGAAAAAGCGGGCGCAGATGCAAGAGATAGCCAAGATGATCAATCGGGATAAATCTACGTTAACCGCCCTTGTGGATAAATTGGAATCCCTAGGATTTGTGGAAAGAACAAGAGACCCCGACGATCAGAGGATCGTACATCTGGAATTGACGCAGAAAGCATATTCCGTTCGACCGGTCCTTCTCGGAATTTCCCGATCATTGGTAAACAATCTCTACAAAGGGTTTACAGAGGAAGAAAAGAAGGAACTCGCCCGACTTCTCGTAAAACTCTATCAGAATCAAAACCCGGATTCGCCGATCGGAGACTTTTTTCTTCAATAG
- a CDS encoding MaoC family dehydratase — protein sequence MAKVVLSSFAELEAYTGKEIGVSDYHTITQEQVNRFADATLDHQWIHTDPERAAKESPFGTTIAHGYLTLSMAPYLLSQILELKNIKMGINYGMEKLRFLEPVKVGSKLRIRAELIELKDLRGTARMTLKMTFETEGSTKAAAVGEVIYLYQFA from the coding sequence ATGGCTAAAGTAGTATTATCCAGTTTTGCGGAATTAGAAGCCTATACCGGAAAAGAAATCGGGGTTTCCGATTATCACACGATCACCCAGGAACAAGTCAATCGGTTTGCAGATGCGACTCTGGATCATCAGTGGATTCATACGGACCCCGAAAGAGCGGCAAAGGAATCTCCTTTCGGCACTACGATCGCACACGGATATCTTACTCTTTCCATGGCACCCTACCTCTTGTCTCAAATATTAGAATTAAAGAATATTAAGATGGGGATCAATTACGGAATGGAAAAACTTCGGTTTTTAGAGCCCGTAAAAGTAGGAAGCAAGTTGAGAATCAGAGCGGAGTTGATCGAGCTAAAAGACCTTAGAGGTACGGCGAGAATGACTCTGAAGATGACTTTTGAAACCGAAGGATCCACAAAAGCGGCCGCGGTCGGAGAGGTAATCTATCTATATCAATTTGCCTGA